Genomic DNA from Gemmatimonadota bacterium:
AGCGAACACGGAATGGCACGGACACCTCTGCGACATCGACTAATCCGCCGCCGGATTGCGGCAACGCGGTGCTGAGGTGCCACGCGCTAATCGTGAGCCCGCTTGCCCATCCCGTCGAAGGAAGGAGCGCTTCTTGCGCGGCGAGTGGATGTGCGAACGCGGCAAGGGCACATCCGGCGGCGGCGCGGCGCGCAACGGAAGCAAGTTGGCGGCGCATCACGGATTCACCCGAATCACAATGACCAGCGGTAACACAGAACCATTGGCGAGCGGCGCATCCACTGCCTCCGGCGGTTTTGCTGCAACGGGTGCGTTGACGAGCGGCGCATTAATCGCCTGCGCGCTAAGGTCGAGCACACGAGCCACGCTGCTGGCGCGCTGCGCGGCGGCGGTGACGGGCGTTGCCACGGCAACCTGAGTGCGAGCGGCGCTGAAACCGGGATCTATCCGCAACGCGTCTTCAAAGGCGGCGGTTGCACCGGCGGCATCTCCGCGCGCCTCAGCTTGCACACCGCGACCATACGCGACGAGCGCGGCCAACTGCACGCTTTGCCGCTGCTCAACCTTGGCGCGCTGTGCGGGCGTGAGTGTGATGCCGAGCCGCTCAAAGAGCTGCAGGGCCAACGCCTTCTCCGCATCGAACACGCGGTCGAGTGGTGCCTGCGCCGTGACGAGTTGCTGCACCGTGCCGCTGATCACGTCCACAACGCGTGCGCTGAGCACCACGTTGCCCCCAGGGGCGAAGGATGCGTCGCCAATGAGCAAGCGGCGCGCCCCCACGAGTCGCCCAACGCGCGGCGCCGTCCTCGGGTCTACAAGCCCGTCGTCCACGAGCTTTAACTCCCGCATCATGGCACTCGTCTGAAGTCGTTCGACGAGGCGAAGCTCCGGCGACTTGCCGAGGTCGTTCATTAACAAATCCGCTAACCCAAAGCCAAGCGGCTTGAGGAGCGTATCCGTGGTAGCCACGGTGAACGGCAGCACGGCAAAGCTACGCGCCGGGATTTTGGAGGCGTCGAGCTTCGTCTCATTCTCGAGCGCGGCCTTGGCGGAGAGGTCGGCGTTCGAAATGAGCGCGGCGCGGCGGAGCGCAGGGTTGCTGGCGCAGGCGGTCAGCAGCGCACACACTAGAGTGACGGCTAGTCTGCAAATAGCGCGCGAACGGCGGGGCCGAGCGTGACGGAAATCGAGGGGCGTCATACCGGGTTTGGCGAGGGGAGACAAGCCGGGAGCGACGAAAGGGGCTTCCGAGACAGAGAATAGCCCCGAATACGGCGCTCTCGCAACCGAAGTCGTCGATTCGGTGTGGGAAGAGGGGGCCGACCCGGCAGGCCACTCCGCTAGAACAACGCTGTTCGGAACGACAGCGTACAACTATGGGTCGCTCAATCCCGCCCAAGTGGGTCGCTCACGCCCGCCCAACTATCGTAGATTGCCAAGTGCCCACAGGAGCCTCGCTCATGCATCCGCTCGCTCAACGCGGCATCACCCTCACAGCCGCCCTCCTGCTCGGCGCGATCGCCAGCGGTTCCTCCGCTCGCATCGCCGCTGCGCAGACCCCCGTCATCCTCCCCGGACCATCGGGAAAAGCGCTGGTCAAGTTCGAGGTGAGCGTGCCCGCCGCCGTCCGCCGCGAGCCGATCACCGGTCGTGTGTTTGTGATCATCTCGCGCGATAGCTCGCGCGAACCGCGCACACTCGTGGGACGCGTTGGCACGCCACTCTTTGGGCACGACGTCCAGAATCTCGCCGCCGGTACCGCCGCGGTGGTGGATGGCAATGAGATCGGCACGCCGGTGTTTGACATGGCCGACATTCCGGCCGGCGATTACTGGATCCAGCCGGTCGTGAGCATCTACTCCGAGTTCAAACGGGCCGACGGGCACGTGCTCTGGATGCACGACGACCAATGGGAGGGGCAGAACTGGACGCGCTCTCCTGGCAACCTGTATGGTGCTCCGCGCAAAGTGCACCTCGACACCAAGGCGAAAGCTGTGGTGCGCCTCGTGGCCGATCAGATCATTCCACCGATCGTCGTACCGGCCGACAACGAGTATGTGGTGCGATTCAAAATCCAGAGCCCCAAACTCACCAAGTTCTGGGGCCGCCCCATTTACGTGGGCGCCACGGTGCTCCTGCCGCGCGACTATAAAACGTCCACGATTAGCTATCCGGTGAACTACATCCAAGGCCACTTCGGCTTGGCCGCGCCGTATGGCTTCGAGGCAGGCGCTGGTGGCCGCGGCGCCGCCGGCCCCGCCTTCCGCGAGCAGTGGCTCTCTGATCAGTTCCCGCGCCTGCTGGCGGTCACCTTCCAGCACCCCACGCCGTACTTCGACGATTCCTACGCCGTCAACAGCGTCAATATGGGTCCCTACGGCGACGCGTTCATGGATGAATTGATTCCCGAAGTAGAAAAGCGCTTCCGCGTGATTCGCGAGCCGTGGGCCCGCTGGCTCTCCGGCGGCTCCACGGGCGGATGGGAGTCGCTCGCCCTGCAGATCTATCACCCCGACTTCTTTGGCGGCACGTGGTCCTCCTGCCCCGACCCCGTCACGTTCACCGACGTGGAAGGGGTGAACATGTACAAAGACAAAAACGCCTTCTATAAGAACTACAGCGAGTGGCAACTCACGCCTACCGTCAACTCGCGCGAAGTGAATGGTGAAATCCGGCAGACCGCACAGCAACGCTATTGGATGGAGCTCGTCAACGGCACGCACGGCCGCTCCGGCACCGGACAGCAAGACATCTGGCAAGCCTCGTGGGGGCCTATAGGCGCCGACGGCTATTTCAAGCCGGCCGTCAACTCGCGCACCGGTGAAATCGATCACTCGGTCACCGACTACTGGCGCGAGAACTACGATCTCCTCTATTACCTCCAGCGCAACTGGACGACCGTGGGCCCCAAGCTCGTCGACAAACTACACATCTATGTCGGCAATATGGACAGCTTCTTCCTCGATCGCGCCACCCGCGAACTGGAAGCGTGGATGAAGACCACCAAGAACCCGCACTACGAAGGCACCTTCGTCTACGGCGACCAAAAGCCGCATTGCTGGAGCGGCCCAGGTACCAACGGCGATCGCCTTCGCGAAATGGCAGAATACGGATTGCGCAAAATGCCGACGGGCACCACGACGCCGTGGTGGAAGTACTAAGCTCAGTCCGTGAGGTCGGCACGGTGTGCGTTGCCGTGCCGACCTCAGTGTTTGCATGCGGTATAAACCGACCACTCCTGCAGAGAGCCTGATGTCCCGCTTCCGCACCGCCCTGCTCGCCACGCTCGCGTTTCCCTACGCCCTGCACGCCCAATCCGCAGGGAAGTCCGCCTCCCCCGCCCCGCGCGTGGGTCCTGCCCGCGGCACCGTGATCGTGGTTGGCGGCGGCTCCATGGGCCCCGAGATCTACGACCGGTTCATTGCGGCAGCGGGCGGCCCGGACGCGCTGATCATTGACGTTCCCAACGCCGGTGGTGCCGACTCGTATCCGCAAGACGGACCGGGCACGCGCGGCTGGAAACAGGCGGGCGCCAAAAACATCTACACGCTCTTCACCAAAGACCGGAAGATCGCCGACTCCGACTCTTTCGTCGCCATCATCAAGAAAGCAGGCGGCATCTGGTTCGAAGGAGGCCGTCAGTTTCACCTCGTGGACGCGTACGCGGGCACAAAAACTGAAGCGGCCTTCAACGACGTGCTCGCACGCGGAGGCGTCGTCGGTGGCTCCTCCGCCGGCGCTTCCATCCTCGGCGATTTCCTCGTGCGCGGCGCGCCGTCGAACAACAACTTCATCATGGATTATCCGGGCTACCAAAAAGGCTTCTCCTACCTCCGTGGCGTGGGCATCGATCAGCACGTTGTAGCGCGCGAACGGCTCGCCGATCTCGCTGACTCCATCCTCACCAAGTACCCGAATCTTCTCGGCATCTCAGAAGACGAAGGCACCGCATGGGTCGTCCGCGGGGACACAGGCACGATTGTCGGCCGCAACCGTGCGTTCGTCTATGGCAGCAAAGATGCCAACGACGCGGGGAGTCCGTTTGTCACGCTCCACCCCGGCGACAGCTACGACCTCGCCGCTCGGCGCGTCATTCACCGTGCCGTCAGTGATTCGCCTGTATCACCGGCGTTCATTCACTCGCTTCTCGCCAAGTACGATGCCCCCGCCGCCGGCGGAGCCACGGTGCTTGTGGCGCAGAATGGAAAAGTGTTTATCGACCAATCGTTTGGCATCCCAGCGCAGCCAAAGTTTATGCCCACCACCACCGTGCCGAATTTCTCGCTCGGTGGAATCACCAAAGTGTTCGAGGCGATTTGCGCGCAGGTGCCAGAGCCCGCGGGACGTGGGCGCGGCGCGGCGGCTCCGGATAGTGCGGGAGCGGCCGGCAGAGGGCGCGGCGGGCCGCCGGCACCTCCGCTCACCCCGTTCCAGCGCTGCGTGACGCAGCGCGCCTCGTCGCCAGTCGGTCTGCACAAGACGACGGCGAACGAGGCGGGTGACGTCCTCTCGAACGTCGACGAACTCTATCGCCTCGCGCTTGGCCTCGAAGTGCCGCGCACCTATACGCGCGGTGCCTCCGCCGACTCGGGCGCAGCCCGCGAGAGCATCGACGCGTCCAAAGGCTGGGAAGTGGACACATATCACGGCACCACACGCTACAGCGCGTATGGTGCCGATGCCGGCAAGCGCAACGCCTTTATCCGCATTCCCGATAAACACGCCACGGTCATCATTCTCACCAACGATGTCACCGCCGACGCGCGCGGCATCGCCGAGAAGATCACCGATCGGTTGATCGCCAAGCCGTAATCACGACCCTACCGGCAGGGCGGCGCCGAGGCCGCCCTGCTGCTAGAACCCGGGTGGGTTTTCGCCGACCACGTTGAACGCTTTTTCCAACGCGACTCCGGCCCGCACAATGGTGCCTTCGTCAAAGAGCCTGCCGAGGAGCGTGATGCCGTGCGGCACACGACGAGGTGGCGCAAACTTCGGGAGCGGGTGCTTGGGGTCGGGCGCCCAGTCGCTCCGCGCTTCCGCCACCTGCACAAATCCGGCCCGCATGGTCAGCGACGGATGCCCCGTGAAATTCGAGATCGTGAGCATCTCATCGCGCAGCGACGGCACGAGCAGTACATCCACCTGCTGGAAGATGCGCGCCATTTCTGCCGCGAACATCCGCCGCATCCGGTCTGCCTGAACAAAATCGACGGCCGACAAAAAGCGCGATTGACGGAACAGGTTTGGCCACGCGTCGTTCACCTGCGAGGAGAGTTGGTCGTCAGTGCCTGAGAGCGTCATCTCTTCGAAGGCGGCGGCCGCCTCTGCAAAGAGCACCACGTTCAGCGCCCCGTGCGGCCAATTTGGGAGCGTGACCTCGGTAGGAATCATCCCAAGCTTCCGTACGGCCTCCAGCGCGGCGCGGTCAACCTCCGTCGCGGGGTTTTCCTTCATCCACGCGGGGAAGTAGCCCACGCGCAATCCCTTCACGGGCGCGGCCGCATCATAGTCGAGGTGACACGGGACGCACGCGACGTCCGCTCCGTCCGGCCCAGTGATCGCGTGCAACACGAGCATTGCGTCTTCCACGCTCCGCGTCATCGGCCCGAGTTTGTCGAGCGACCAGCAGAGCGTCATCGCACCGGTCCGCGGCACGCGGCCGTACGTCGGGCGAAGGCCCGTCACGCCACAGCGCATCGCAGGGCTGACAATACTCCCGCCGGTTTCGCTTCCGATAGAAAATCCAACCAGTCCGGCTGCCGTCGCCGAGCCAGGGCCTGCGCTAGAGCCAGACGCGCCTTCCTCGAGCAGCCACGGGTTCATGGTCTGCCCGCCGAACCAGATGTCGTTGAGCGCGAGCGCGCCTAAGCTCAACTTTGCGACCAACACGGCACCGGCGTCATTCAATCGCTTCACCACGGTAGAATCGGTGGTGGGCACACGATTGCGGTGAAACTCCGCCCCATAGGTCGTGGCAATGCCAGCCG
This window encodes:
- a CDS encoding alpha/beta hydrolase-fold protein, which encodes MHPLAQRGITLTAALLLGAIASGSSARIAAAQTPVILPGPSGKALVKFEVSVPAAVRREPITGRVFVIISRDSSREPRTLVGRVGTPLFGHDVQNLAAGTAAVVDGNEIGTPVFDMADIPAGDYWIQPVVSIYSEFKRADGHVLWMHDDQWEGQNWTRSPGNLYGAPRKVHLDTKAKAVVRLVADQIIPPIVVPADNEYVVRFKIQSPKLTKFWGRPIYVGATVLLPRDYKTSTISYPVNYIQGHFGLAAPYGFEAGAGGRGAAGPAFREQWLSDQFPRLLAVTFQHPTPYFDDSYAVNSVNMGPYGDAFMDELIPEVEKRFRVIREPWARWLSGGSTGGWESLALQIYHPDFFGGTWSSCPDPVTFTDVEGVNMYKDKNAFYKNYSEWQLTPTVNSREVNGEIRQTAQQRYWMELVNGTHGRSGTGQQDIWQASWGPIGADGYFKPAVNSRTGEIDHSVTDYWRENYDLLYYLQRNWTTVGPKLVDKLHIYVGNMDSFFLDRATRELEAWMKTTKNPHYEGTFVYGDQKPHCWSGPGTNGDRLREMAEYGLRKMPTGTTTPWWKY
- a CDS encoding Type 1 glutamine amidotransferase-like domain-containing protein, translated to MSRFRTALLATLAFPYALHAQSAGKSASPAPRVGPARGTVIVVGGGSMGPEIYDRFIAAAGGPDALIIDVPNAGGADSYPQDGPGTRGWKQAGAKNIYTLFTKDRKIADSDSFVAIIKKAGGIWFEGGRQFHLVDAYAGTKTEAAFNDVLARGGVVGGSSAGASILGDFLVRGAPSNNNFIMDYPGYQKGFSYLRGVGIDQHVVARERLADLADSILTKYPNLLGISEDEGTAWVVRGDTGTIVGRNRAFVYGSKDANDAGSPFVTLHPGDSYDLAARRVIHRAVSDSPVSPAFIHSLLAKYDAPAAGGATVLVAQNGKVFIDQSFGIPAQPKFMPTTTVPNFSLGGITKVFEAICAQVPEPAGRGRGAAAPDSAGAAGRGRGGPPAPPLTPFQRCVTQRASSPVGLHKTTANEAGDVLSNVDELYRLALGLEVPRTYTRGASADSGAARESIDASKGWEVDTYHGTTRYSAYGADAGKRNAFIRIPDKHATVIILTNDVTADARGIAEKITDRLIAKP
- a CDS encoding amidase; the encoded protein is MNTRRQFLITAPLGLIGAVSACRSDTPAAASAPPAGAPPTFGTMPASGPAVTTATFAEAEKLAQVTMTAAEREQAAASWRTSIAAMLERRTGPRKVAISDSVAPATQWNPAIAGTVAGPAHDRFIRSTGDPGPLPTTDAAIAFAPVTQLSRWIETRKITSVRLTNIYLERLERFTPKLRCVITLTKEFALAQAGKADAEIAAGKYRGPLHGIPYGVKDLLDTAGIATTYGAEFHRNRVPTTDSTVVKRLNDAGAVLVAKLSLGALALNDIWFGGQTMNPWLLEEGASGSSAGPGSATAAGLVGFSIGSETGGSIVSPAMRCGVTGLRPTYGRVPRTGAMTLCWSLDKLGPMTRSVEDAMLVLHAITGPDGADVACVPCHLDYDAAAPVKGLRVGYFPAWMKENPATEVDRAALEAVRKLGMIPTEVTLPNWPHGALNVVLFAEAAAAFEEMTLSGTDDQLSSQVNDAWPNLFRQSRFLSAVDFVQADRMRRMFAAEMARIFQQVDVLLVPSLRDEMLTISNFTGHPSLTMRAGFVQVAEARSDWAPDPKHPLPKFAPPRRVPHGITLLGRLFDEGTIVRAGVALEKAFNVVGENPPGF